In Candidatus Parvarchaeota archaeon, the genomic stretch AGCGAACTTACTATTGCCGAAACCCTTTCAATATGCTCAAGCCCGCCCTCAGTCTCAATTCTTATTGTTGCGGCTTTGTGGAAATACGCAGGATAGTCGACAATTACATCGCAGCCGCAAGCACGTGCCAGCTTTTCCTCAAGTTCACCCGACTTTGCCTCTCCTTGCACTGCGCTGTTTTTCCCGCTGGCGCCAATTGCATAGGCCTGCTTGTAAAGCCTTCGGCTCCAAAGCCTTTCAACAAGCCCCCTGCCCCCACTTGCGCCCAGGGCCTGCAAAAGCTCCCAGTCGCCCATTTCAAGTGCAAGCCTGGGCTCAAATTCGCCTGTTTCAACTGCAATCCTTATTGCCTTTTGCAGCATGGCCGCGGCAATCCGGGCAGTTTTGTGGCAGTAGACAGTTGAGAACATCTGGAACCTTGCAATCAGCAGGCTTTCAGTCGCCTCAAGCCCCCCCTCCATTACGCAAAGCTTCCTGCTTGAAAACTTCACCTGCGATATTATCCTTTGAGAATCTATTATCCCATATGCAACCCCGGTGTGGTAGGAGTCCCTCAAAAGGTAGTCCATCCTGTCGCACCCAACATCCGAGTCTATGACCTGCCCATGGCTTTTTCCAAGAAAAAGCGCCTCTATCTCCCTTCTTGAATACCTCGAGCTTACAATGTCTGCTACCTGCCCGCGCCTTATTTTTTCAAGCCCTATTTTCTCATGGTCGCCAAGGTAAGCCTCAAAAACAGCCTCGCCTTCATGTGAAAATGCAATGTGCCCTATGTCATGCAGCAACGCGGAAAGCCGCAGCTTTTCAGTCTCGTCTTTTGAAAGCCCGAGGGATGCGGCAAAGCTTCCTGCCAAATGCATTGCGCCAAGGGAGTGCTCAAACCTGGTGTGCATTGCGCCGGGGTAAACAAGATACGCGCAGGCCATCTGCTTTATTCCGCGCAGGCGCTGGAAATCTTGCGTGTCAATTACCTGCTGCTCAAAGTCGCTTATGCGAATCATGCCATGTATGCAATCCTTTATGCTTGCCATGAGAAAATTACCCTATAACTTTCTTTTGTTATGATTTTTGCCAAAATCCTTTTTCAGCAACCCCTTCACTATTCCATCCTTTTATCATATTCCGCTTTGCAACTTTGAAATCACGCCTTTGCATAAGTCCCCCTTTTCTTTTCTATTGCCTCGCCCTCGTTGCTCAAAAGCGCAAGCATGACTTTTGCTGCCTGCGCCTCAACTTCAAGAAGCTTTGCAGCCTGCTCCGCGCTAAGCGCCGCCTTGCCAAGCTTTTCCAAAAATCCCTCCCTGTGGAATTCGTAAAACTGCGCTGTTGCAATGTAAAACTTCCTGTCAAACAGGCGCACACCTTTTATCTGCCCAAGCCTTATCTTCTCGGCCAGGCTTTCGCTTGCCCGCTTTGCCTCAAGCTCGTTTTCCAATACCATGTATCCGTATTTTTCAAGGTGCTCAAAACTGTTTGCAGAAAGCCTTGGCCCTGCCTGCGTTGCCTCAACTCCTGCACTCTGCTGGCCTCTCGTCCCCTGCTGGGCCTGGCCTGGCCTTTCAGCCTGCACTGTTGCCTGTGCCTCCCTCCCCTGCCTTGGTATGTGCGGGTAAATTGAGTCGGGGATGCTGTAGACCCCGGTTTTTTGGTACTTTCCGCCCCTGTACAAAAGCACAATCTCGTCTTTGACCATCTGCTCAAGAACCTTCCTTTGCTGCTCGTCAAGCTCGCTTGCAACCTTTTCAGGCAGCCTGTTTTCAAACCTTATTGTGATGAGCCTGTTGAGGACCTCCAGCTGCTTTTCGCTTAGCCTCGCAGCCTTCTCCTCTTTGCCCTGTTTTTGCCCGCTTTGCGCTTTTTGCTCCTGCCTTGCAGCCACAAGCACAATTTTCCCATCAGCCGCCGCTGTTGCAAGATACTGCCCTTCTTGGGCAAAAAGCCCCTGGGCGTCTGCCCCAAATTCAAGGACAACTCCGCCTTTCTCATGCCTTGCCTTCCCAACAACCATTTTTTCCAACCCGCAAATCCTGTCATTTTACTTCAGCTTTCTTCTTTGCCTCAAGCCTGTGCTGCACGACATTCCCAAGAGGCTTGCTCTCGCCAAAAACCTGCGCCTGGAACGAGAACACCTCAACATCATAGTCAAGCCAGAAGTCAAAGGGCAGCCCGGCCTTTTCGCAAGTGTAGGAAATGAATTCTGTCTCGTCCCAGCAATATTCAACCGGCACTTGCGGCAACAACAAGCCGCTGCTTTGCCCATGCCTTACAATAAGCCCGTCGCGGCCCACCTTCACAAGCCTTGGCAGCTGCGCCTTGCTCCCATATTCAATCTTTTTTGGCACGCTTAGGATGCTTACCTCAAACACAAGCCTTTGCAGCTCCTCAAGTCTCACAGGATTGAACCGCGGGTCCTCGCTGCAGGCGTTTATCGCGTTTTCAATTGTTGCCTGCGCAAGCGGGCTTGTCGGAAGCGGATAGCCGATGCATCCTCTAAGCTCGCGGCGTGGATATGTCTGGATTGTGACAAAAACCCCGCGCGCTTCCCCAAACACGCCAACTGTGTCCTCGGGCTCTATTTTCCTGCCTTCCTGTATGTAGTGTGTTGCCGCTTTTCTTGCAAGCCTGACTAGGGCCTGCCCGCAGGCAGGCGTGATGCTGCCGGCCTTTCCCCCCACCATATGCTTGGCTTCTCAGACTATGTTTTTAAATTTAGAAGCTGGCAATAATCCATGGACGTTTTTGGCAAAATCATCCTTGTTGAAAAACCCATTGCCCCAGGCAGCCTAATCGGGCAAATCAACGGCATTTTGTGCGAGCTTGGGGAGTCAAACGGCTTTACGGTTATTGCCAACCAGGATGTTGCCTGCGAATGGATTAAGGACGGGGAGCATGTTGCAATTGAAATCCAGTTTGGCAACCCAGAAGACCACTACAAAAGCCTGAGAAAACTTTCCCTTTCCACTGCCAGGCACTGTGTCCTTGTGATTAGCAGCAAGGCAAGAAGCCTGAGCCTGCTGCAGGCCGAAAGGCTGCTTCGCGACAGGTTTTCCATCGGCCAAAAGGAATTCCTGATTTTCGACATTGAAACCGGCAAATATCTCCATGTCGCATCGCAAGGCACAAGCCACTCTCTTCCCTGTGCGCCACAAAACCAAGGAAAGCAAGGGCAGCAAACCCAAAGCACACAAGGGCAATCAAGCCAGGGCGCCACAATCCAAAAAACAGGCAGGGGCCAAGGTGCCTTGCAGCAGTCTTCATTTGGCAGGCGCCCCCCCAGGCGCAAAATCATCTACGGCAGGAAAGGGGAACACAAAGAACAGGACTAAGCAACATCGGTTGCTTAAACGAGATTGACTAATTTTTTTCCTTCAGACGCAGCGGCTTTCAGCGGTTGTTGTAAATTTCGTTCATCTTCTTGAGCTTTTCTGCTGGCATCTTGTTGAGCATTCTTGTAAGAAGCTTCATCTGCTCCAGCTTTGACAGTTTCCCATCTTCAAGCTTGATAATATCATCAATGCTATTGGACCCTTCATAATACAAATAGAGCTTGACAAAGTCCTGGAAATTTCCAAGCCTGTTTTTTGTCAGGCAAAGCATCAGGTTCCAATGGGCGTTTGCGTCAAACCTCAACTCTTCAAGCAGGCCTGAATAGATTGAGGCAGCCTCCTCCCATTTCCCGGCCTTGAAGTACATATTGCCCATTGCCAGTTGCAGCGCAGGGTTGTCAACAAACCACTGGTATTCAACCTTTAACCCACCATACTTTTCGTCAAACTGCTTTCTGTCCATCACACTTGTGCTGATTGTAGGTTTCTGTGCTCCTGGCTGCGCGGTTGTCTAATAATACCTTGGCACAACCTTCCCCTCCTCTTCTGTATCAACTTTTAGTACAACATGCTTTGGCAGCATCACAAGGCTTAATCCTTTTACACCGAGAATCTCCATCAAATCAGCACACAGGTACAAGCTTGCCTTGCAGTCAAGGTAATCCTTGCCTGAAAATTTCGAGTCCAAAATCTCAAACAGGCTTTCCACAACCCCTGCAAGCAAGTCTGGCTGCTGCACTACCTCTTTTTTCTCATTTAGCTGCAGTGTTGTGGGCGCATGCCTGAACTTTTTCCAAACTTCGGCCTGGATTTCCATGAAAGCTGCATCCAGCTCATCAGCAGTTCTTGGCGGCACATTCACGCCTTTTTTTGCAAGCCGCCCCCGTATTCCAATTTCTGCGCTTTCAAAAAAACCGCTGAGCTCGCCGGTTACAAAATCCTCCCGCTTTCCAACTTGCCCCTCTGAAAGCTTCTCGTATCTTGGATTTGTCTCTTGGAGCGCATCCCTCTCCTGTATGATAATTGTCCTGCACTTTGGGCCTGAAAAAAGCCCTTCCACGGCCATCCTAAACTTCTCTTTTAGTAGACTGTCACCAACTGCAATTCCTGAAGTGTCCTGTGAGGGCAGGCCGAACATGCCCATGCCGCCGCTTTTGGCTTCATTTTCTTTTTTCTGTCCCTAAACCATTTTGCGCACCAGTTAACCGTTTGCCTTTTTCAGGCGTCAAAAGCTAAAGCTTCCAACTTAAATGTATTTTTTCTCCCCTAGTGTCTAGTTCACGCCCGTAAACCCGTTTGGCTTCCAAAAGGTGAGGATGTCCTTGTCAATAAGCTCACGCGTGCGCCCTGGATGTTTCGCCTCGATTTCAACAATGGCCTCCAGGTTTCGCTGCACTGCATTCATTTTTTCATGGGCACTCTTGCCTTCCAAAAGCCAACCCATGAAAATTGCAGCCTGCCGGTCTTCACTCAGACCGTCAAAGACTTTTAGCACCTGGGCTTTTTCAATTAGCACTTGCGTCATGTCTGGTGGGTAAAGCGTCCCCCTCTTTAGCGCCTCTGGAAGTGTTGACCAGTCAGCCCTGCCAGCCTCGACAACATCGTAGAGCAATGCGCCTATCGCGTTTGCTGCAGCATTGTGGTTTTGCCCAATGACTTTTTCAAACGCAGCCAATCCAGCCTCGTGCATCTGCGGATTTTCCTGCGACCTTCTCTCAAGTGTCAAAAGCAAATTCAGGTTTCTTGCATCCCGGATTGCCCCTTGCGCGAAAATCTCAAAGTGCTCTGGCTTGAAGATTTCGGGCCTCAAATCAATTGTTTTTAGCATCTCGTCGTTTTTGAGCATGTTGAAGTGCATTTCCTTTTTGATTTGCCCTGAGGGCTTGAACGTGCTTTCAATAAAACCGGCCAAGTTAGAATCGGCAAAAAGCTCGGGGTTGTTCCTAATGGCATTTGCCGCTACCTTGAACCCAGCATATGTTCTTTGTGCAAGTTCAAGCAGCTTCGGAACATGGCCTTTGGAAAAATAGCCTGGCAACTGCGAGTCAATCAAGAGCTGGCCTTCCATATTACTATTATTAAAGGCCCCTTCAATCAGGCTTGATACCTCGTCTTTAATGACTTTTTTCTTGTCATTCACTCCAACGGTTTCATAACTGCCCTCAGGTGTCTCTTTTTGCGCTGTTTTTCCTTCAGCACCCTGCACTTCGCCTTCGTGCTCCTCCCTGCGCTTGGAGGAAAGAGGCTGGTTTTCAACTGGCTCGTTTCCTGCTTTTACGCTCGGTTCAACTCCACTTTCCTTTTCAATATTCCTGTTTTTTTCAAAGGCCTTTTTGCCTTTGTGCCCGCCTCTTGCTGCAGCATAGGCATTTGCAAGCTGGTCAACAAGGGCTGCAGTCCCCTGCGGCGTGAAGCCAAAATATGCCAAGTCCTGCGCTGTCAGCACCATGCCCTTGCCCATGTTGTACATGACATCTAGGGCGCCAAGCATTCCTGCAGCGCCAAGTGCCTGCCTTGAAATTGCAGCGCCCCTGCCAACTCCTTTTATTGTGCCTGCAATGTCCCCTGCAAAAAGGGCTGCTGCAAACGCAGCCGCCCCAAAATAGTCCTTCTGCTTCACAGATTCAACAATCCCAAGGCTGAAATACCACTTTGCAATTATCTTCCCAAGCGGGCCGCCAAACAGGTCCAGCCCAATGGCACTTACATTGCCAAGTGTGCCAATGTAGGCTTTTCTATCCTGCCAGTCATCCTCCCTC encodes the following:
- a CDS encoding HD domain-containing protein, encoding MASIKDCIHGMIRISDFEQQVIDTQDFQRLRGIKQMACAYLVYPGAMHTRFEHSLGAMHLAGSFAASLGLSKDETEKLRLSALLHDIGHIAFSHEGEAVFEAYLGDHEKIGLEKIRRGQVADIVSSRYSRREIEALFLGKSHGQVIDSDVGCDRMDYLLRDSYHTGVAYGIIDSQRIISQVKFSSRKLCVMEGGLEATESLLIARFQMFSTVYCHKTARIAAAMLQKAIRIAVETGEFEPRLALEMGDWELLQALGASGGRGLVERLWSRRLYKQAYAIGASGKNSAVQGEAKSGELEEKLARACGCDVIVDYPAYFHKAATIRIETEGGLEHIERVSAIVSSLEKAAGSRQNIIVCCREEDKKKVNVAARKLLG
- a CDS encoding TIGR00296 family protein yields the protein MVGGKAGSITPACGQALVRLARKAATHYIQEGRKIEPEDTVGVFGEARGVFVTIQTYPRRELRGCIGYPLPTSPLAQATIENAINACSEDPRFNPVRLEELQRLVFEVSILSVPKKIEYGSKAQLPRLVKVGRDGLIVRHGQSSGLLLPQVPVEYCWDETEFISYTCEKAGLPFDFWLDYDVEVFSFQAQVFGESKPLGNVVQHRLEAKKKAEVK
- a CDS encoding tetratricopeptide repeat protein is translated as MDRKQFDEKYGGLKVEYQWFVDNPALQLAMGNMYFKAGKWEEAASIYSGLLEELRFDANAHWNLMLCLTKNRLGNFQDFVKLYLYYEGSNSIDDIIKLEDGKLSKLEQMKLLTRMLNKMPAEKLKKMNEIYNNR